One genomic window of Garra rufa chromosome 24, GarRuf1.0, whole genome shotgun sequence includes the following:
- the zmynd11 gene encoding zinc finger MYND domain-containing protein 11 isoform X1, whose protein sequence is MSRVVKKRQADPKVVQYVWSAIEVIRNQKQIANMDRISKYLSRVYGMHPKDTARQLVLAVKDGLVVETLTVGCKGSKAGIEQEGYWLPGDEMEQMSEGSKPSLPSEALFQDDWEAESHDWYCFECHLPGDVMECDGCFRVYHLRCVSEDHRPRDTTSHWQCGICRGSKRKNLNKQEMTTYLKFILGRMKERAVDLHKKGKESKQPMYRRLIHTPLDVDNIQENISEGKYKSFEEFRADAQLIVHNTAILHGVNSDQTEIARLLYNDTCHELNELMLCRHCFYLSNARPDNWFCYPCSPTHELVWARMKGFGYWPAKVMQREGNQVDVRFFGHQHQRAWIPSDNIQEITVNVQQLQVKRSSGWKKACDELELHQRFQREGRTWKGKLEEKHDRSERQEDRQEEAESSISSTSNEQSKGNQEPKAKKSRRSQVPEPKEEEPEPEMEAVSSSQEIPTAVPHQPERMSVSTQTKKSNSPSSSSSPAPRMVHRGTQTVNEGSCQNMCHDKYTKIFSDVKEMMKAENKRETERVLKEALDKLRAEMEEEKRQAVSKAVSSTQAEMERKCKQVKDKCKEELMEEMKKMVAQHKQLLSQTKKKQWCYNCEEEAMYHCCWNTSYCSIKCQQEHWHADHKRTCRRKR, encoded by the exons ATGTCAAGGGTGGTGAAAAAGAGGCAAGCGGACCCCAAGGTGGTTCAATATGTCTGGTCAGCCATTGAAGTCATCCGCAATCAGAAACAAATCGCAAACATGGACAGAATCTCAAA ATATTTAAGTCGTGTGTATGGGATGCATCCTAAAGACACAGCAAGGCAGCTAGTTCTGGCTGTGAAAGACGGTTTGGTTGTGGAGACACTCACAGTGGGCTGTAAAGGCTCCAAGGCCGGGATCGAACAGGAGGGATACTGGCTTCCAGGAGACGAGATG GAGCAGATGTCGGAGGGAAGCAAG CCCTCTCTGCCTTCTGAAGCTCTTTTCCAAGAT GACTGGGAAGCAGAAAGTCATGACTGGTACTGCTTTGAGTGTCACCTTCCTGGGGACGTGATGGAGTGTGACGGCTGTTTCCGTGTCTACCATCTCCGCTGTGTGTCTGAAGACCACCGGCCACGGGACACAACCTCCCACTGGCAATGCGGCATCTGTAGG GGCAGTAAAAGGAAGAATTTGAACAAACAGGAAATGACAACATACCTGAAGTTCATTCTTGGACGCATGAAGGAAAGG GCTGTGGACCTGCACAAGAAAGGCAAGGAGTCAAAGCAACCCATGTACAGAAGACTGATCCACACACCTCTGGATGTGGATAACATACAAGAG AACATCTCAGAGGGGAAATACAAAAGCTTTGAGGAGTTCAGAGCTGACGCTCAGCTTATTGTTCACAACACAGCCATTCTGCACGGAG TCAACAGCGATCAGACCGAAATTGCAAGACTTCTCTACAATGACACATGCCATGAG CTGAATGAGTTAATGTTGTGCAGGCACTGCTTCTATCTCTCGAACGCACGACCCGACAATTGGTTCTGTTACCCATGT AGTCCGACTCATGAGCTGGTGTGGGCCAGGATGAAGGGCTTTGGTTATTGGCCGGCCAAGGTGATGCAGAGGGAGGGCAACCAGGTGGATGTTCGGTTCTTTGGTCACCAGCACCAAAG GGCATGGATTCCTTCCGACAACATCCAGGAGATCACAGTGAATGTGCAGCAGCTGCAGGTGAAGCGCAGCTCGGGGTGGAAGAAGGCGTGTGATGAGCTGGAGCTCCACCAGCGGTTCCAGCGGGAGGGCCGTACCTGGAAGGGGAAGCTGGAAGAGAAACATGACAGGTCGGAAAGACAGGAAGACAGACAGGAAGAGGCGGAATCAAGTATCTCCTCCACATCCAACGAACAG TCGAAAGGCAACCAAGAGCCCAAAGCTAAAAAGAGCCGCCGTTCCCAAGTCCCCGAGCCCAAAGAAGAG GAACCAGAGCCTGAGATGGAAGCCGTCAGCTCAAGTCAAGAGATCCCAACAGCTGTTCCACATCAACCAGAACGTATGTCTGTCTCGACCCAGACCAAAAAGTCTAACTCGCCTTCTTCCTCTTCCTCACCGGCTCCTCGCATGGTACACCGAGGCACTCAGACGGTCAACGAGGGCAGCTGCCAAAACATGTGCCATGACAAATACACCAAGATCTTCAGCGACGTCAAAGAAATGATGAAAGCGGAGAACAAACGGGAAACCGAACGCGTCCTGAAAGAGGCTCTGGACAAG TTGCGAGCAGAGATGGAGGAAGAGAAGAGGCAGGCTGTGAGCAAAGCAGTGTCCAGCACGCAAGCTGAGATGGAGAGAAAGTGCAAACAGGTGAAGGATAAGTGCAAAGAGGAGCTTATGGAGGAGATGAAGAAGATGGTAGCTCAGCATAAACAACTTCTTTCCCAGACCAAGAAGAAGCAGTGG TGTTATAACTGTGAAGAAGAGGCGATGTACCACTGCTGCTGGAACACGTCGTACTGCTCCATCAAATGTCAACAGGAGCACTGGCACGCCGATCACAAACGGACCTGCCGCCGGAAGAGATGA
- the zmynd11 gene encoding zinc finger MYND domain-containing protein 11 isoform X3, which translates to MSRVVKKRQADPKVVQYVWSAIEVIRNQKQIANMDRISKYLSRVYGMHPKDTARQLVLAVKDGLVVETLTVGCKGSKAGIEQEGYWLPGDEMDWEAESHDWYCFECHLPGDVMECDGCFRVYHLRCVSEDHRPRDTTSHWQCGICRGSKRKNLNKQEMTTYLKFILGRMKERAVDLHKKGKESKQPMYRRLIHTPLDVDNIQENISEGKYKSFEEFRADAQLIVHNTAILHGVNSDQTEIARLLYNDTCHELNELMLCRHCFYLSNARPDNWFCYPCSPTHELVWARMKGFGYWPAKVMQREGNQVDVRFFGHQHQRAWIPSDNIQEITVNVQQLQVKRSSGWKKACDELELHQRFQREGRTWKGKLEEKHDRSERQEDRQEEAESSISSTSNEQSKGNQEPKAKKSRRSQVPEPKEEEPEPEMEAVSSSQEIPTAVPHQPERMSVSTQTKKSNSPSSSSSPAPRMVHRGTQTVNEGSCQNMCHDKYTKIFSDVKEMMKAENKRETERVLKEALDKLRAEMEEEKRQAVSKAVSSTQAEMERKCKQVKDKCKEELMEEMKKMVAQHKQLLSQTKKKQWCYNCEEEAMYHCCWNTSYCSIKCQQEHWHADHKRTCRRKR; encoded by the exons ATGTCAAGGGTGGTGAAAAAGAGGCAAGCGGACCCCAAGGTGGTTCAATATGTCTGGTCAGCCATTGAAGTCATCCGCAATCAGAAACAAATCGCAAACATGGACAGAATCTCAAA ATATTTAAGTCGTGTGTATGGGATGCATCCTAAAGACACAGCAAGGCAGCTAGTTCTGGCTGTGAAAGACGGTTTGGTTGTGGAGACACTCACAGTGGGCTGTAAAGGCTCCAAGGCCGGGATCGAACAGGAGGGATACTGGCTTCCAGGAGACGAGATG GACTGGGAAGCAGAAAGTCATGACTGGTACTGCTTTGAGTGTCACCTTCCTGGGGACGTGATGGAGTGTGACGGCTGTTTCCGTGTCTACCATCTCCGCTGTGTGTCTGAAGACCACCGGCCACGGGACACAACCTCCCACTGGCAATGCGGCATCTGTAGG GGCAGTAAAAGGAAGAATTTGAACAAACAGGAAATGACAACATACCTGAAGTTCATTCTTGGACGCATGAAGGAAAGG GCTGTGGACCTGCACAAGAAAGGCAAGGAGTCAAAGCAACCCATGTACAGAAGACTGATCCACACACCTCTGGATGTGGATAACATACAAGAG AACATCTCAGAGGGGAAATACAAAAGCTTTGAGGAGTTCAGAGCTGACGCTCAGCTTATTGTTCACAACACAGCCATTCTGCACGGAG TCAACAGCGATCAGACCGAAATTGCAAGACTTCTCTACAATGACACATGCCATGAG CTGAATGAGTTAATGTTGTGCAGGCACTGCTTCTATCTCTCGAACGCACGACCCGACAATTGGTTCTGTTACCCATGT AGTCCGACTCATGAGCTGGTGTGGGCCAGGATGAAGGGCTTTGGTTATTGGCCGGCCAAGGTGATGCAGAGGGAGGGCAACCAGGTGGATGTTCGGTTCTTTGGTCACCAGCACCAAAG GGCATGGATTCCTTCCGACAACATCCAGGAGATCACAGTGAATGTGCAGCAGCTGCAGGTGAAGCGCAGCTCGGGGTGGAAGAAGGCGTGTGATGAGCTGGAGCTCCACCAGCGGTTCCAGCGGGAGGGCCGTACCTGGAAGGGGAAGCTGGAAGAGAAACATGACAGGTCGGAAAGACAGGAAGACAGACAGGAAGAGGCGGAATCAAGTATCTCCTCCACATCCAACGAACAG TCGAAAGGCAACCAAGAGCCCAAAGCTAAAAAGAGCCGCCGTTCCCAAGTCCCCGAGCCCAAAGAAGAG GAACCAGAGCCTGAGATGGAAGCCGTCAGCTCAAGTCAAGAGATCCCAACAGCTGTTCCACATCAACCAGAACGTATGTCTGTCTCGACCCAGACCAAAAAGTCTAACTCGCCTTCTTCCTCTTCCTCACCGGCTCCTCGCATGGTACACCGAGGCACTCAGACGGTCAACGAGGGCAGCTGCCAAAACATGTGCCATGACAAATACACCAAGATCTTCAGCGACGTCAAAGAAATGATGAAAGCGGAGAACAAACGGGAAACCGAACGCGTCCTGAAAGAGGCTCTGGACAAG TTGCGAGCAGAGATGGAGGAAGAGAAGAGGCAGGCTGTGAGCAAAGCAGTGTCCAGCACGCAAGCTGAGATGGAGAGAAAGTGCAAACAGGTGAAGGATAAGTGCAAAGAGGAGCTTATGGAGGAGATGAAGAAGATGGTAGCTCAGCATAAACAACTTCTTTCCCAGACCAAGAAGAAGCAGTGG TGTTATAACTGTGAAGAAGAGGCGATGTACCACTGCTGCTGGAACACGTCGTACTGCTCCATCAAATGTCAACAGGAGCACTGGCACGCCGATCACAAACGGACCTGCCGCCGGAAGAGATGA
- the zmynd11 gene encoding zinc finger MYND domain-containing protein 11 isoform X2 gives MSRVVKKRQADPKVVQYVWSAIEVIRNQKQIANMDRISKYLSRVYGMHPKDTARQLVLAVKDGLVVETLTVGCKGSKAGIEQEGYWLPGDEMEQMSEGSKDWEAESHDWYCFECHLPGDVMECDGCFRVYHLRCVSEDHRPRDTTSHWQCGICRGSKRKNLNKQEMTTYLKFILGRMKERAVDLHKKGKESKQPMYRRLIHTPLDVDNIQENISEGKYKSFEEFRADAQLIVHNTAILHGVNSDQTEIARLLYNDTCHELNELMLCRHCFYLSNARPDNWFCYPCSPTHELVWARMKGFGYWPAKVMQREGNQVDVRFFGHQHQRAWIPSDNIQEITVNVQQLQVKRSSGWKKACDELELHQRFQREGRTWKGKLEEKHDRSERQEDRQEEAESSISSTSNEQSKGNQEPKAKKSRRSQVPEPKEEEPEPEMEAVSSSQEIPTAVPHQPERMSVSTQTKKSNSPSSSSSPAPRMVHRGTQTVNEGSCQNMCHDKYTKIFSDVKEMMKAENKRETERVLKEALDKLRAEMEEEKRQAVSKAVSSTQAEMERKCKQVKDKCKEELMEEMKKMVAQHKQLLSQTKKKQWCYNCEEEAMYHCCWNTSYCSIKCQQEHWHADHKRTCRRKR, from the exons ATGTCAAGGGTGGTGAAAAAGAGGCAAGCGGACCCCAAGGTGGTTCAATATGTCTGGTCAGCCATTGAAGTCATCCGCAATCAGAAACAAATCGCAAACATGGACAGAATCTCAAA ATATTTAAGTCGTGTGTATGGGATGCATCCTAAAGACACAGCAAGGCAGCTAGTTCTGGCTGTGAAAGACGGTTTGGTTGTGGAGACACTCACAGTGGGCTGTAAAGGCTCCAAGGCCGGGATCGAACAGGAGGGATACTGGCTTCCAGGAGACGAGATG GAGCAGATGTCGGAGGGAAGCAAG GACTGGGAAGCAGAAAGTCATGACTGGTACTGCTTTGAGTGTCACCTTCCTGGGGACGTGATGGAGTGTGACGGCTGTTTCCGTGTCTACCATCTCCGCTGTGTGTCTGAAGACCACCGGCCACGGGACACAACCTCCCACTGGCAATGCGGCATCTGTAGG GGCAGTAAAAGGAAGAATTTGAACAAACAGGAAATGACAACATACCTGAAGTTCATTCTTGGACGCATGAAGGAAAGG GCTGTGGACCTGCACAAGAAAGGCAAGGAGTCAAAGCAACCCATGTACAGAAGACTGATCCACACACCTCTGGATGTGGATAACATACAAGAG AACATCTCAGAGGGGAAATACAAAAGCTTTGAGGAGTTCAGAGCTGACGCTCAGCTTATTGTTCACAACACAGCCATTCTGCACGGAG TCAACAGCGATCAGACCGAAATTGCAAGACTTCTCTACAATGACACATGCCATGAG CTGAATGAGTTAATGTTGTGCAGGCACTGCTTCTATCTCTCGAACGCACGACCCGACAATTGGTTCTGTTACCCATGT AGTCCGACTCATGAGCTGGTGTGGGCCAGGATGAAGGGCTTTGGTTATTGGCCGGCCAAGGTGATGCAGAGGGAGGGCAACCAGGTGGATGTTCGGTTCTTTGGTCACCAGCACCAAAG GGCATGGATTCCTTCCGACAACATCCAGGAGATCACAGTGAATGTGCAGCAGCTGCAGGTGAAGCGCAGCTCGGGGTGGAAGAAGGCGTGTGATGAGCTGGAGCTCCACCAGCGGTTCCAGCGGGAGGGCCGTACCTGGAAGGGGAAGCTGGAAGAGAAACATGACAGGTCGGAAAGACAGGAAGACAGACAGGAAGAGGCGGAATCAAGTATCTCCTCCACATCCAACGAACAG TCGAAAGGCAACCAAGAGCCCAAAGCTAAAAAGAGCCGCCGTTCCCAAGTCCCCGAGCCCAAAGAAGAG GAACCAGAGCCTGAGATGGAAGCCGTCAGCTCAAGTCAAGAGATCCCAACAGCTGTTCCACATCAACCAGAACGTATGTCTGTCTCGACCCAGACCAAAAAGTCTAACTCGCCTTCTTCCTCTTCCTCACCGGCTCCTCGCATGGTACACCGAGGCACTCAGACGGTCAACGAGGGCAGCTGCCAAAACATGTGCCATGACAAATACACCAAGATCTTCAGCGACGTCAAAGAAATGATGAAAGCGGAGAACAAACGGGAAACCGAACGCGTCCTGAAAGAGGCTCTGGACAAG TTGCGAGCAGAGATGGAGGAAGAGAAGAGGCAGGCTGTGAGCAAAGCAGTGTCCAGCACGCAAGCTGAGATGGAGAGAAAGTGCAAACAGGTGAAGGATAAGTGCAAAGAGGAGCTTATGGAGGAGATGAAGAAGATGGTAGCTCAGCATAAACAACTTCTTTCCCAGACCAAGAAGAAGCAGTGG TGTTATAACTGTGAAGAAGAGGCGATGTACCACTGCTGCTGGAACACGTCGTACTGCTCCATCAAATGTCAACAGGAGCACTGGCACGCCGATCACAAACGGACCTGCCGCCGGAAGAGATGA